The Anguilla anguilla isolate fAngAng1 chromosome 2, fAngAng1.pri, whole genome shotgun sequence genome contains the following window.
TTGAGCGAGGTAGTTCACCTGAACGAATCAAATTCTCATGGGCAACTGATATCATAGTTGACGTCACTGCCTTTTCTCTCACAGGAAGTCCCTCTGGTCATGCCATGGGGGCGGCTGGGGTCTACTACATTATGGTCACTTCTCTTCTTGCCATGTTTTTGAAGAGATATggaaattccacaaaaaaacagtgaGCTCCCAACTTCCCAGATATCGCAATGTTTTCCACAATATACCCAAATACGGCAGTTTAGACCCTTTACTATATTTTCTAATAAAACACAACTGCCCACAGTGTCAAAGTGCTGAGCAGAGTTGTATGGAATTTTAGGTACAAATATATACTTGAAGCTGCATTCATTTTAGTTAAAATATGTTGTGGTGTGGCTGGCACTTTAGACTATTGATTTATATTGAATTTATTGTTCTAACACTGTGTTTGACAGAGCACCTACTAAGTCAGGAGTAGGTAACCCTGGTCTGGAGTGCCAGACTGGGGTTTGCTCTATGAAAACACCAAACTACATAATTTGATCATAGACCACATACTGAAACCCAGCATTTCATCACTCAGATGTTACGCACACGCAGATGTTATTAGCACTGCACTGCCAAATGTGTTAACATGGAAGCCTGTGCTGacagctctctgtctctgtcaggtGTGTGAGGGGCACACTTTGGACCTTATTTTGGGGAGTCCAGGtctgcgtctgtctgtccaggGTGTTCATCGCCGCCCACTTCCCCCACCAGGTCGTTGCTGGGGTTATCACAGGTGAGTCACAGGTGAAAACATGCCTAAATATGAACAGAAGCACATGTGCTGCATACTTCACAGCACTAAGCAATATCAAGACTGAGGCCAAGAGTGTTGACAGATCCAGAGATCCATAACAGAACCATTTGTTTCTCCAGGTATGATTGTGGCTGAGGCCTTCTCCAGAGTGCAGTGGATCTACAGCGCCAGTCTGAAGAAGTATTTCTTCATCACCCTCTTCCTGCTCACCTTCGCTGTGGGGTTCTACCTGCTGCTGAAGGTGCTGGGCGTGGATCTGCTCTGGACCCTGGAGAAAGCTAAGAAGTGGTGCGTCCGTTCTGAGTGGGTCCACATGGATACCACACCCTTCGCCAGCCTGTTGCGCAACATGGGCACTTTATTTGGACTTGGGCTGGGCCTGCACTCGCCCCTGTACACTGAGAGCAAAAAGAGCACCAGCGCCCCCTTCAGGGGCGGCTGTATCATCGCCTCCCTGGTGCTGCTGCACCTGTTTGACTCCTTCAagccccccacccacactgCGGCCCTGTTCTACCTGCTGTCTTTCTGCAAGAGCGCCACCGTTCCCCTGGCTACCGTCAGCATCATCCCCTATTGCGTAGCAGGGGCTCTGAGTGCCAACAGCAAAAAGCAGCTCTGAGCAGAGGACTCACAGACTGCCAAATGGCAAAGAATATTttcacagaacaaaacagaagactTTTTCTTAAAACCTAAATCACTATATTAGTCATTGGTAATAACAGGCTTTCTAAATGGCAAgtgaaataattacataaagGATACTGTCAGTCACATGCTCTAAATcaattaacctttttttatgtttccatATCCAATGGCTTCCACTTGAAGAAAATAAGGATTAATTTATTACCTGCTGAGCAGGGTACGCGTTTTTAAGTACACTATTAATATGTGAAAGAATGTTTCCCCACATCAAATGTGGGTCATTcaatgtaaaatactgtatattgtgtatCTTTTATAATAAAACTTTTGATCAAGATGAAATCTGTGGTTgtatacacagtcacacacacaggtagtaACTGCTAAACAAGACTCACAAATGCAAGATTCAAGAACATGTTGACAGACTAAACAGTTGTTCACAAGCAGTTGTGAAAGAGTTGTTGCATCACCATTAATTGCGAGTAATAATGTATTCACGttggtgctttaaaaaaacagtttttcagtttcacaaaatcTGACTATGGACATAATAAACACCCAAAAAACACGCTTGATGAGGCGGGCACTATAAGTGAGTTTGGTCAGAATGTGTCAGGCCTTCAAGTGACAAATTTAAAAGTAGGTGTCACACTGTCACTCACCCCACCTTCCACCAGAAGCTCCTCTCTAAGGCCATTGCTAAAAAGCTAGCTAAACGGACATGAATGCATAAGAAATCAAAGTTGCGGTAACGTTGCCAGCGAGCAAACCGAACACGATTCTTTGGCAACCCTAAATTACGACTCTCGTCTACCAAGGTGAAATAGTAAATGAAGACGTACCCACGCCTGGAAGCATGCTCACGACACCACCAACTGGAGCTCTGCCAGAGAACAGACAGGCTGCTCAGTTTCAGGGAGCTGTGTATTTACATAGTTAGTACAGCTCATTATAGAGACTttggcctgaattcaatcaacatattgtctttaaatttgacttacaagtaaAAGCAAGAATCAacactttttcttgtttatcttagtgattgctgaactaAAAATTTGCTCTTTATAAAATGACAACATTAAATGTacatccaaataaaaataatttttataaaattgaATTCTTCATGAAAAGTCTATTCTTTTCAACAGGGTAAACTCAAGAGGCCAAAACAATGTCTTACGTATAATTGTTAGCCAACAACAATAGTATTTATTTAGTACAGTATAAtctgtttattaataataataataataataataataataataataataataataacgccTTTTAACTTTCTACTGAATATAGAACTCCAGAACATTTTTACCTTGTTAAACTGCCCCACCTAGTTTCTCAGAATGAAAACAGGAGGAACCTGTTTGATAATGGAACCTACAAGTTTATATAATGCCtaatttaacaatttaatttctaaGCACGATGAATAACTTAATGAAAAAAGGATGCAcacaaatttgttttcattttccattctcTGTACTGTTTATGAAATCACTGATTAAATAGGGTTAGAATTCAATTCCTTTAATACACTGCCAGTGAAACTGTGCATGCTGTTGCTTTGCAGACAATCGCTTGATCACTTAAGTTAGTTGTAAACCTGGGCATTATTTTTCCCTAAACTTAATCACACAATTCAGGCTTTGTTCATCACCATTCGCTTTTTAGTtacaaatttttaattatttttattaactctTGATTTTCAACAAAAGGCTTTATTTCAGTGACCAGGTGACTTCCAGGTAATTTCAGGAGCTAGAGCCCCAACAGTTTAAACTGTCTCCATACCGTAATCAGGAACAAGCATAGCCTCTTTCCTAAAGAATCCTTTTGCATATAGCACATCAAATGAGGCATTAATTGATCCGATTGACCTGATTATAGGACATTTATTCATGCATAGCTGACGTAATGTGGTCGTCAAAGGGGCAATCAACCATAAAGAGACATTTATAGTATCTAATTGATAACAGCTTGTTACAGTTCATGTGTTGGGGCTCAGATGAAAACCACCAAACACTGAGGGGACCCATTAGCTGGTGTGAGGCTAGTGGGCCCCAGTACCAGGTCTGAGGCCCACCACACACTGGGGGGCCCCAGTACCAGGTCTGAGGACCCATGAAGCACAGTAATGCAGATGTGAATGATATCTTATACAATGTAAGcaaaaaacacatacagtataagcaCATAggattccttttttaaaatagatttaaagGATCGTAAACATATTGACTTTCgtttttcagaaaacaaggCCAGGGGTCTCAGACGCTTGTGCTGGAGGGCAGGAGCGTCTGTGGGTTTTTGCGTTTCCCTTTCAATCAGAaaccaatttaggccttggaaacaaggcaTGTGTAATCTCAAGCCAATCAAAGACCAAAAACTGAAGCAGGCTTAAAACCAGCagactg
Protein-coding sequences here:
- the LOC118221882 gene encoding glucose-6-phosphatase-like — encoded protein: MDAMHGFGVSSTHYLQTHYKDAQGWFLFVSFAADLRNTFFVFFPIWFHLRESVGIKLIWVAVIGDWLNLVFKWVLFGERPYWWVHETPYYSNGSFPHIEQFPITCETGPGSPSGHAMGAAGVYYIMVTSLLAMFLKRYGNSTKKQCVRGTLWTLFWGVQVCVCLSRVFIAAHFPHQVVAGVITGMIVAEAFSRVQWIYSASLKKYFFITLFLLTFAVGFYLLLKVLGVDLLWTLEKAKKWCVRSEWVHMDTTPFASLLRNMGTLFGLGLGLHSPLYTESKKSTSAPFRGGCIIASLVLLHLFDSFKPPTHTAALFYLLSFCKSATVPLATVSIIPYCVAGALSANSKKQL